One genomic window of Marinobacter adhaerens HP15 includes the following:
- the dacB gene encoding D-alanyl-D-alanine carboxypeptidase/D-alanyl-D-alanine endopeptidase, with product MRRSESREKTGSGFRRSLLASLTALAVITTPSVVFAEDDNSGFSGNRLWTNQLQDYALKSLHNEDAMSMAAIPLNGPGINQYINADALMSPGSIMKLVTTFAALEVLGPNHHWDTDFLTDGVMVGDTLKGNLYVRFGGDPKLTIERLWTTLGELRSMGITRIEGDLILDGSYFQVDGGFPAFEDNGDNPHAPFLVEPSAYLTNLNLMHFQVRADERGTQAWSTPSLGEVVIDNRVVATAEGPCPSRRNFEWEPIIHEDHRVTVRVIGELPQGCRTTTYLSLLSHDQYSASLIRSLLADLGVVVSGGDLNGVTPEDARLVMKTTSPDLVTMVRDINKWSSNVMARQLLLTIGAENRQEDESDDRVAGIRVIYDWLENKGINTAGMVIDNGAGLTRHGRITARQGAQILEHAWNSAYSADLMASMPIIAMDGTMARRLRNTGMDGEGRIKTGYLENVRSIAGFTRDSNNTTWAVVGMVNNDPAWNGQAVLDRILYSLHFRPPTGTAISHAASGTSETSIQ from the coding sequence ATGCGGCGTTCTGAAAGTAGAGAAAAAACAGGTTCTGGATTCAGACGGTCTCTTTTGGCATCCCTCACGGCCCTTGCCGTGATTACCACCCCGTCCGTTGTATTCGCCGAAGACGATAATTCCGGTTTCTCGGGAAATCGCCTCTGGACGAACCAGCTTCAGGATTACGCGCTCAAGTCCCTCCACAATGAAGATGCCATGAGCATGGCCGCCATTCCGCTGAATGGTCCCGGCATTAATCAGTACATCAATGCCGATGCGCTGATGAGCCCCGGTTCCATCATGAAGCTGGTGACAACCTTTGCGGCGCTGGAGGTTCTCGGGCCCAACCACCATTGGGATACCGATTTCCTGACCGACGGTGTCATGGTCGGCGACACTCTCAAGGGTAATCTCTACGTCCGCTTCGGAGGCGATCCCAAGCTCACTATTGAACGCCTCTGGACCACACTGGGTGAGCTTCGCAGCATGGGAATTACCAGAATCGAGGGAGACCTGATCCTTGATGGTTCCTACTTTCAGGTAGACGGTGGTTTTCCTGCGTTTGAAGACAACGGCGACAACCCCCACGCGCCGTTTCTGGTGGAACCGTCCGCCTATCTGACCAACCTGAACCTGATGCATTTCCAGGTTCGTGCCGATGAGCGTGGCACCCAGGCCTGGAGCACGCCCTCCCTGGGCGAAGTTGTCATCGACAACCGTGTGGTTGCCACTGCAGAAGGCCCGTGCCCATCACGAAGAAACTTTGAATGGGAGCCCATCATTCATGAAGACCACCGGGTGACCGTTCGGGTAATCGGTGAACTTCCCCAGGGCTGCCGAACCACCACCTATCTTTCATTGCTGTCCCATGATCAGTACAGCGCCTCGTTGATTCGCTCCTTGCTGGCAGACCTTGGCGTCGTAGTGTCAGGTGGAGACCTGAATGGCGTAACGCCTGAGGATGCCCGACTGGTGATGAAAACCACCTCGCCGGACCTGGTTACCATGGTGAGGGACATCAACAAGTGGAGCAGCAACGTGATGGCGCGCCAACTGCTCCTCACCATTGGTGCGGAAAACCGCCAGGAAGATGAAAGCGATGACCGGGTTGCCGGTATACGGGTGATCTACGACTGGCTTGAAAACAAGGGCATCAATACCGCCGGCATGGTGATCGACAACGGCGCTGGCCTCACCCGACACGGGCGGATCACCGCACGCCAGGGCGCTCAAATACTGGAACACGCCTGGAACAGCGCCTACTCGGCAGACCTCATGGCCTCAATGCCTATCATCGCGATGGATGGAACCATGGCACGCCGCCTGCGCAACACCGGCATGGATGGCGAGGGTCGCATCAAGACCGGTTACCTGGAAAATGTGAGATCGATCGCCGGATTCACCCGCGATTCCAATAACACCACCTGGGCCGTGGTCGGGATGGTCAATAACGATCCTGCCTGGAATGGCCAGGCCGTGCTGGACCGCATTCTGTATTCGCTGCATTTCAGGCCGCCGACCGGGACCGCTATTTCACATGCGGCTTCCGGCACTTCTGAGACTAGCATTCAATAA
- a CDS encoding sterol desaturase family protein codes for MIGIPLGLLTANGVEWVFHKHVLHELGRNRASFWSFHWHDHHRNVRRNGFLDDDYRRPPLTWNAQTKEVAALVAGAAAVTPLLPFAPFFVGTLYYSAWNYYRVHKRSHLDPEWARKNLPWHYDHHMGPNPNANWCVTKPWFDHIMGTREPMENRQIA; via the coding sequence ATGATTGGTATTCCACTGGGTCTTTTGACCGCCAATGGCGTGGAATGGGTATTCCATAAACACGTTCTTCATGAGCTGGGCCGGAACCGGGCAAGTTTCTGGTCGTTTCACTGGCATGATCATCACCGAAACGTACGCCGGAATGGCTTCCTGGATGATGACTATCGCAGACCGCCCCTGACCTGGAATGCCCAAACCAAGGAGGTGGCTGCCCTCGTTGCGGGGGCTGCAGCAGTCACCCCGCTGCTGCCATTCGCACCATTTTTTGTGGGTACTCTCTACTACAGCGCCTGGAATTACTACCGGGTACATAAGCGCTCACATCTGGACCCGGAATGGGCGAGAAAGAACCTGCCCTGGCACTATGATCATCATATGGGACCCAACCCCAATGCCAACTGGTGCGTGACCAAACCCTGGTTTGATCACATCATGGGTACCCGGGAGCCAATGGAAAATCGTCAGATTGCGTGA
- a CDS encoding glutathione S-transferase N-terminal domain-containing protein → MSNMLSHNVHVLGSVATSSLTAWRGCLVVKNVPQPEKPIVLYDMEGCPYCRRVREALTALNLDVEIRPCPKGGSVFRAQAEALGGRQQFPLLADQNTGMVMYESEEIIEYLFRQYAGRSVPSYYRGRVWQPVLGSVASVTSAMRGLRVSQGKRPERPLHLWSFEGSPFSRLVRERLCELEIPYTLHNLGKEHWTEIGPAKQRIKPGPFTPIPGGKRDAFFQVHKRVQVPYLEDPNTGEGLFESARILKYLDAHYGN, encoded by the coding sequence ATGTCGAATATGCTTTCTCATAACGTCCACGTGCTGGGCTCGGTCGCCACATCGTCGCTCACTGCCTGGCGTGGTTGCCTGGTGGTAAAAAATGTTCCCCAGCCGGAAAAGCCGATCGTGCTCTATGACATGGAGGGCTGTCCGTACTGCCGTCGTGTTCGTGAAGCCCTGACTGCCCTTAACCTGGATGTGGAAATCCGGCCCTGTCCGAAGGGCGGGTCGGTTTTCCGGGCCCAGGCGGAGGCGCTGGGAGGCCGGCAACAGTTCCCTTTGCTGGCGGACCAGAACACGGGCATGGTCATGTACGAATCCGAGGAGATCATCGAGTATCTGTTCCGGCAATATGCCGGCCGGTCGGTACCGTCCTACTATCGTGGTCGGGTCTGGCAGCCGGTCCTGGGCTCAGTAGCCTCGGTAACCAGCGCCATGCGGGGGCTGAGGGTCAGCCAGGGCAAGCGGCCGGAGCGGCCTTTGCACCTCTGGAGTTTCGAGGGCAGCCCGTTTTCACGTTTGGTGCGTGAGCGGCTGTGTGAGCTGGAAATTCCGTATACCTTGCACAACCTCGGGAAGGAGCACTGGACAGAGATCGGGCCAGCGAAGCAGCGCATCAAGCCGGGGCCTTTTACGCCGATTCCCGGTGGCAAGCGGGATGCGTTTTTCCAGGTGCACAAGCGGGTTCAGGTGCCCTATCTTGAAGACCCCAATACCGGGGAAGGCCTGTTCGAGTCTGCCCGTATTCTGAAATATCTTGATGCCCACTACGGGAACTGA
- a CDS encoding aldo/keto reductase has translation MANQITRRKFLISSGLAGIALKAPMLFANTSGSTALSPIMRRIPGTDESIPAIGMGTWITFNVGGDEQLITQRTEVLKTFFELGGTVVDGSPMYGSAADVMGEALNALDGHDRIFAATKIWTGDESATRAEAARSSRRWGVDRFDLLQVHNLLGWQGHLETLKQMKANGEVRYIGITTSHGRRHREFAQIMEREPLDFVQLTYNVLDREVEDRLLPLAQERGIGVIVNRPFQGGSLFRRFQSEPLPDWAGEAGAGNWAEFFLKYIISHPAVTCAIPATSKVEHMKENMGAMYGALPDASQRQRMAGYVRSL, from the coding sequence ATGGCGAATCAGATTACTCGAAGGAAGTTCCTGATCAGTTCCGGCCTCGCCGGAATTGCTCTCAAAGCCCCGATGCTGTTCGCAAACACATCGGGAAGCACTGCATTATCTCCCATCATGCGCCGGATTCCCGGCACAGACGAATCCATCCCTGCAATCGGTATGGGCACGTGGATCACCTTCAACGTTGGTGGTGACGAACAATTAATCACCCAGCGCACTGAGGTTTTGAAAACCTTTTTCGAGCTCGGAGGCACGGTGGTCGATGGCTCGCCGATGTATGGCAGCGCTGCAGATGTAATGGGCGAGGCGCTGAACGCTCTGGACGGCCACGACCGGATTTTTGCAGCTACCAAGATCTGGACCGGCGATGAATCAGCAACCCGGGCGGAGGCGGCGCGTTCGAGCAGGCGTTGGGGTGTTGATCGGTTCGATTTGTTGCAGGTGCACAATCTGTTGGGGTGGCAGGGGCATCTTGAAACGCTCAAGCAGATGAAGGCGAACGGTGAGGTTCGGTATATCGGCATCACCACATCCCATGGTCGTCGGCATCGGGAATTCGCGCAGATTATGGAGCGGGAGCCTCTGGATTTTGTGCAGCTGACCTACAACGTTCTGGACCGGGAGGTTGAGGACCGGCTGCTGCCATTGGCCCAGGAGCGCGGAATCGGGGTGATCGTCAATCGTCCATTCCAGGGCGGTTCGCTGTTTCGGCGATTCCAGTCGGAGCCACTGCCCGATTGGGCCGGGGAGGCCGGTGCTGGCAACTGGGCGGAGTTTTTCCTCAAGTACATTATTTCCCACCCGGCGGTGACCTGTGCCATTCCGGCGACCAGTAAGGTCGAGCACATGAAGGAAAACATGGGGGCGATGTACGGTGCATTGCCTGATGCCAGCCAGCGCCAGCGGATGGCGGGTTACGTGAGGTCGCTGTGA
- the dkgB gene encoding 2,5-didehydrogluconate reductase DkgB produces MSFSALPKIGMGTFRLKGNDARDAVKSALSLGYRHIDTAQMYGNEAEVGDGITSSGIPRREIFLTTKIWHDQLHASDLINSLHDSLARLKTDHVDLALIHWPSPGDEVPMKEYLGALRDSQREGLAEHIGISNFTCAQMDEAKAILGDTPIFTNQVEVHPFLANRKVVAHAQKLGITVTGYMPLAVGKVMEDETLQRIAAERNLTPAQVAIAWVASRGVVPIPSSTRPGHQKANLEALEVELSEEEIRAIDELDRNERIANPDFAPSWD; encoded by the coding sequence ATGTCATTCAGCGCACTTCCGAAGATCGGCATGGGAACGTTCCGGCTCAAGGGCAACGACGCCCGGGACGCCGTCAAGAGCGCCCTGTCCCTGGGCTACCGCCATATCGATACTGCCCAGATGTATGGAAACGAAGCGGAAGTTGGTGATGGCATTACCTCCAGTGGTATTCCGCGCCGGGAAATTTTCCTGACCACCAAAATCTGGCACGACCAGCTGCACGCAAGTGACCTGATCAACAGCCTCCATGACAGCCTCGCACGGCTCAAAACCGACCATGTGGATCTGGCGCTGATCCACTGGCCATCGCCCGGTGACGAAGTGCCCATGAAGGAGTATCTGGGTGCCTTGAGGGATTCCCAGCGCGAGGGTCTGGCAGAGCACATCGGCATTTCGAACTTTACCTGTGCCCAGATGGATGAGGCGAAAGCCATACTGGGCGACACGCCCATCTTCACCAACCAGGTAGAAGTGCATCCGTTCCTGGCCAACCGCAAGGTGGTGGCACATGCCCAGAAGCTCGGCATTACCGTGACCGGCTATATGCCGCTGGCAGTCGGTAAGGTGATGGAGGACGAAACACTGCAGCGCATTGCCGCTGAGCGAAACCTGACGCCGGCCCAGGTGGCTATTGCCTGGGTGGCATCGAGAGGCGTTGTGCCGATCCCCTCCTCAACACGGCCCGGCCACCAGAAGGCTAACCTGGAGGCGCTGGAGGTTGAGTTGAGCGAGGAGGAAATCCGCGCGATTGACGAACTGGACCGTAACGAACGCATCGCTAATCCGGACTTTGCGCCGTCCTGGGACTGA
- a CDS encoding GFA family protein has protein sequence MYTGRCLCGDICFEYDGPIGPVALCHCSQCRRAHGSAFSASAPVQKVRFRFVTGEDKITEFESRPGKYRGFCSRCGSQLYSRVDAIPGILRLRVGCINEPLNKGAAHHVFVGSKSDWFEITDELPQFEKTERTNDPH, from the coding sequence ATGTACACCGGTCGTTGCCTGTGTGGCGATATCTGTTTTGAATACGATGGCCCTATCGGCCCGGTTGCCCTATGCCACTGCAGCCAGTGCCGGCGCGCCCACGGTAGCGCGTTCTCGGCCAGCGCGCCGGTGCAGAAGGTGAGGTTCCGGTTCGTAACCGGCGAAGACAAGATTACCGAGTTCGAATCGCGTCCCGGCAAGTACCGGGGCTTCTGCAGCCGTTGCGGCAGCCAGCTTTACAGCCGTGTTGACGCCATTCCCGGCATACTGCGCCTGCGGGTTGGCTGTATCAACGAACCCCTGAATAAGGGGGCGGCCCACCATGTGTTTGTGGGCTCAAAATCCGACTGGTTCGAGATTACCGACGAGCTGCCACAGTTTGAAAAGACTGAACGAACCAACGATCCTCACTGA